A genome region from Methanobacterium subterraneum includes the following:
- a CDS encoding cation-translocating P-type ATPase: MSNEDEWYQLSSAETFEILKSNLNGLTSEEAKDRLREYGYNELSFKKINPFFRFLKHFNNPLIYVLIVAAIVTAFLGDIIDVVVIVGVVIVNASIGFIQEGKAESSIKALEEMMVQECTVLRDGEKVVVNSRLLVPGDMVLVESGTKIPADLRIIQSKNLHADEAPLTGESLPVHKNSKALSDSDLPPADQKSMVFSGTFITQGSGRGVVVATGESTEMGKIAEIMKGTREIVTPLTKKIEKFTEILVVSIIIIAIVNFAFSMWFGFGFIYSFMASASLAVAVIPEGLPAVLTITLALGVKKMAQHKALIRKLPSVEALGRATVICSDKTGTLTKNEMTVLNIFCGNKTYHISKTGYEPEGDYILKDKVVKVSEEGEELSETLKAGLMCNNASLVKEDGHYKIIGDPTEGALIVSAYKAGVTEKSTRMDEIPFQSENQYMATLNKGNNENWLYVKGSPEKILKMCKTQMVEGELQELSAAVSTVADEMAGEALRVLGFAYKPFPSDVTKIRSEYLEDLTFLGLQGMMDPPREEVKNAIERSRGAGIRTVMITGDHTLTAQAISQKLGIASQEEEVVNGKRLSKMSDEDLYDNVEHVSVYARVAPEHKYRITTQLQKRGEIVAVTGDGVNDAPALKAADIGIAMGITGTDVSKEASDMVLADDNFASIVKAIEEGRHIFENIRKVILYALAANGGQGLIIVGSVLLTPFIPLFLVTLPLEPVQILWINLFDSLFLALPLIKEPKEPGLLNNPPRDPDEQIVNLLFLRKVGLVSLAMTAGALSIFLIFGMPALNNSMNELLINQAQTAAFATVILVHVFYLVTARSIHDSAFNFSPFSNKWILLGITAILASLLMIIYLEPLEFIFRTTAIPLDWWPLIILFALPGFLVIEVEKFLVKFIKRRKIG; encoded by the coding sequence ATGTCCAATGAAGATGAATGGTATCAATTGTCATCAGCGGAGACCTTTGAAATACTTAAATCAAATTTAAATGGACTTACCTCAGAAGAGGCTAAAGATAGGCTTAGAGAATATGGTTACAATGAGTTGAGTTTTAAGAAGATTAACCCATTTTTCAGATTTTTAAAACATTTTAATAATCCCCTGATTTACGTCTTAATTGTTGCCGCCATAGTCACAGCTTTTCTAGGTGATATAATTGATGTCGTTGTCATTGTTGGTGTGGTAATTGTAAATGCTTCCATTGGATTTATACAGGAGGGTAAAGCTGAATCTTCCATTAAAGCTCTGGAGGAAATGATGGTCCAGGAGTGCACTGTTTTGCGGGATGGTGAAAAGGTAGTTGTTAACTCCCGTCTTCTGGTTCCAGGTGATATGGTATTAGTGGAAAGTGGTACCAAAATACCGGCTGATCTACGGATTATTCAGTCTAAAAATTTACATGCAGATGAAGCTCCACTTACTGGTGAGTCTCTACCGGTGCATAAAAATTCTAAGGCATTATCTGACTCTGATCTTCCCCCTGCTGATCAAAAATCAATGGTTTTCAGTGGAACATTCATTACCCAGGGTTCAGGTCGGGGAGTGGTGGTAGCCACAGGCGAATCCACGGAAATGGGTAAGATTGCAGAAATTATGAAGGGAACCCGTGAAATAGTAACTCCCCTTACCAAAAAAATTGAAAAATTCACGGAGATCCTGGTGGTCAGTATCATTATTATTGCCATTGTAAACTTTGCATTTTCTATGTGGTTTGGTTTCGGATTCATCTATTCTTTTATGGCTTCAGCTTCCCTGGCAGTTGCTGTTATCCCTGAAGGTCTTCCCGCTGTTTTAACCATCACCCTGGCCCTGGGAGTTAAAAAAATGGCCCAACATAAAGCATTAATAAGGAAACTTCCTTCAGTGGAGGCTCTGGGCCGGGCTACAGTAATATGCTCCGATAAAACCGGGACCCTTACCAAGAATGAGATGACGGTTTTAAACATCTTCTGCGGTAATAAAACATACCACATCAGTAAAACAGGATATGAGCCTGAAGGAGATTACATTCTTAAGGATAAAGTGGTCAAAGTTTCTGAGGAAGGTGAAGAACTTTCAGAAACACTTAAAGCCGGTTTAATGTGTAACAATGCATCCCTAGTTAAGGAAGATGGTCATTATAAGATCATTGGAGATCCCACTGAGGGTGCGTTGATTGTTTCTGCTTACAAGGCCGGTGTCACTGAAAAATCTACCAGGATGGATGAGATACCTTTCCAATCTGAAAACCAGTATATGGCTACTCTGAATAAAGGGAATAATGAAAACTGGTTATATGTCAAGGGATCTCCAGAAAAAATACTGAAAATGTGTAAAACCCAAATGGTTGAAGGAGAACTACAGGAATTATCGGCGGCGGTTTCTACTGTAGCGGATGAAATGGCCGGTGAGGCATTAAGAGTACTTGGTTTTGCTTATAAACCATTCCCATCAGATGTAACTAAGATCAGATCAGAATATCTGGAAGATCTGACTTTTTTAGGGCTGCAGGGAATGATGGATCCTCCTCGAGAAGAGGTTAAGAATGCCATCGAACGATCAAGGGGGGCTGGGATACGGACAGTGATGATCACCGGGGATCATACCCTAACTGCCCAGGCCATTAGCCAAAAACTAGGTATTGCTTCACAAGAGGAAGAAGTGGTTAATGGTAAAAGATTATCGAAAATGAGTGATGAAGATCTTTATGATAATGTGGAACATGTTTCAGTTTATGCCAGGGTAGCCCCTGAACACAAATACCGTATAACCACCCAACTGCAAAAACGGGGAGAAATTGTGGCGGTTACCGGGGATGGAGTTAATGATGCTCCTGCATTGAAAGCGGCAGATATAGGTATTGCCATGGGAATCACTGGAACTGATGTGAGTAAAGAAGCTTCAGATATGGTTTTAGCAGATGATAATTTTGCCAGTATAGTGAAGGCCATAGAAGAAGGACGTCATATCTTTGAAAACATACGAAAGGTTATTCTATACGCCCTGGCAGCCAATGGAGGGCAAGGCCTGATAATTGTAGGCTCCGTACTTTTAACACCATTCATACCCCTCTTTTTAGTCACATTACCCCTAGAACCTGTGCAGATTTTATGGATTAACCTTTTCGACTCATTATTTCTGGCTTTGCCTTTGATTAAAGAGCCTAAAGAACCAGGTTTACTTAATAATCCCCCTAGGGATCCTGATGAACAGATTGTTAACTTATTATTCCTGAGAAAGGTGGGTTTAGTTTCTCTGGCCATGACTGCCGGAGCTCTATCCATATTCCTGATATTCGGAATGCCAGCTTTAAATAATTCCATGAATGAACTCCTGATAAATCAGGCGCAAACTGCTGCCTTTGCCACAGTTATACTGGTTCATGTCTTCTATCTGGTCACTGCCAGATCCATACATGACTCTGCATTCAACTTCAGTCCCTTCTCAAATAAATGGATTTTATTAGGGATAACTGCTATTTTAGCATCCCTTCTAATGATTATTTACTTAGAACCACTGGAATTCATCTTCAGAACTACTGCCAT
- a CDS encoding head GIN domain-containing protein, which translates to MKIYVFLVFILGLVVAASGCTMSGWGSGNMINQTKEVNGVNQVTLNGIGTIVLQQGDQEALTIEAEDNILPHIQSKVEGNKLIISYDTNTPTPTKDVKFYLTVKDMTSIGISGAGKIQSTGFNTKTMSINMEGAGDGNLAGLNLEKLTVIISGAGKMVLAGKATEQTVTISGAGNYEAKELATETTTINIDGAGKGTVNVSKVLNAMINGAGNLNYLGSPQVNQQISSGSSVKQITS; encoded by the coding sequence GTGAAAATATACGTGTTTTTAGTTTTCATTCTTGGCCTGGTTGTTGCTGCATCGGGATGTACCATGAGTGGTTGGGGTTCGGGGAATATGATTAACCAGACAAAAGAGGTTAATGGAGTTAACCAGGTGACACTTAATGGAATTGGGACCATTGTACTTCAGCAGGGAGACCAGGAAGCATTGACTATTGAAGCTGAGGATAATATCCTGCCTCACATCCAGAGCAAGGTGGAAGGTAATAAACTTATTATAAGTTATGATACCAACACCCCTACACCCACCAAGGATGTTAAATTCTATCTAACTGTCAAAGACATGACTTCCATAGGTATTTCTGGTGCCGGGAAGATCCAGTCCACTGGTTTCAACACCAAAACCATGAGCATAAACATGGAGGGTGCAGGAGATGGTAACCTGGCAGGGCTGAATCTGGAAAAACTCACCGTAATCATATCTGGAGCTGGAAAGATGGTTTTAGCAGGTAAAGCCACTGAACAGACCGTGACTATCAGTGGAGCTGGTAACTACGAAGCCAAAGAACTGGCAACTGAAACCACCACCATAAACATTGACGGAGCTGGCAAAGGCACCGTAAACGTTAGCAAAGTTCTCAACGCAATGATAAATGGTGCAGGGAATCTGAATTATTTAGGAAGCCCCCAGGTCAATCAGCAAATCAGTAGCGGCAGTTCAGTGAAACAGATAACCTCTTAA
- the ribC gene encoding riboflavin synthase, which yields MKIGICDTTFARYDMASAAINEIKQHVGNNKIIRRTVPGVKDLPVACKKLIEEEGCEVVMALGMPGPEVMDKTCAHEASTGLIQAQLITNTHILEVFVHEDEGVDEKDLKFLADNRAREHAQNLVKMFFKKGALEKEAGMGMREGHPDKGPL from the coding sequence ATGAAAATTGGAATCTGCGATACTACCTTTGCCCGTTACGACATGGCCTCTGCAGCTATTAATGAGATAAAACAACATGTGGGCAACAATAAAATAATCAGAAGAACTGTTCCTGGTGTTAAGGACCTTCCGGTGGCCTGTAAAAAGCTCATTGAAGAAGAGGGTTGTGAAGTGGTTATGGCACTGGGAATGCCCGGACCTGAGGTTATGGATAAAACATGTGCCCATGAGGCATCAACTGGACTTATACAGGCTCAACTCATAACCAACACCCATATACTGGAAGTATTCGTCCACGAGGATGAGGGAGTTGATGAAAAGGACCTTAAATTCCTGGCTGATAACCGGGCCCGTGAACACGCCCAGAACCTGGTTAAAATGTTCTTTAAAAAAGGTGCACTGGAAAAAGAAGCAGGAATGGGAATGAGGGAGGGGCATCCTGATAAAGGGCCATTATAA
- a CDS encoding ABC transporter ATP-binding protein, whose translation MNDENIVEIKNLKKGFDKGKITALNGIDLNIKRGEFISIIGPSGSGKSTLLNMIGALDRPDEGTIKVAGYDLKGKKDLSEFRSREIGFIFQLHNLIPNLSVVENVEIPMFESGLSGKNMREKALKLLENMNLSDKASRKPTELSGGERQRVAIARSLANDPSIILADEPTGSLDSKNGQMILKLLKDLHDKEKVTLIMVTHDLNVAALAERTIEVLDGKIKT comes from the coding sequence ATGAATGATGAGAACATTGTGGAGATTAAAAATCTCAAAAAAGGGTTTGATAAAGGAAAGATAACTGCCTTAAATGGTATTGACCTTAATATAAAAAGAGGAGAATTCATTTCCATTATTGGCCCCTCAGGATCTGGGAAATCCACTCTCCTTAACATGATCGGCGCCCTGGACCGGCCTGATGAAGGTACGATAAAAGTGGCTGGATATGATCTCAAGGGTAAAAAGGATCTGAGTGAATTTCGTTCCAGGGAGATTGGTTTCATTTTCCAACTTCACAACCTAATTCCCAATCTTAGTGTGGTGGAGAATGTGGAGATACCCATGTTTGAAAGTGGATTATCTGGTAAAAATATGAGAGAAAAAGCTTTGAAGCTTTTGGAGAACATGAATCTCTCGGATAAAGCCAGTAGAAAACCCACTGAATTATCCGGTGGTGAAAGGCAGAGGGTGGCCATTGCCCGATCCCTAGCCAATGATCCATCCATAATTCTGGCTGATGAGCCCACTGGATCCCTGGACTCTAAAAACGGCCAAATGATCCTGAAACTACTCAAGGATCTCCATGATAAAGAGAAAGTCACCTTGATCATGGTCACCCATGACCTGAATGTGGCTGCATTGGCTGAAAGGACCATTGAAGTCTTGGATGGGAAAATAAAAACTTAA
- a CDS encoding ABC transporter permease: MEISKKRDVKEKYLQKIPIFSGSSSINFMNKKKSSMSFLTFILKNPFRNKTRSALAIVGIAIGIATIIALGIVTDGLKESTQSTLKSGGSDFTVTEANSPGLGSSKINESRVNDLKNFQGVDDAVGVLIVNRVVGGDLFTVMGIEKQSLTVGEINIIDGNEFSENGDEIIIGKRASPSLNKTVGDTVKLFSQEFKIVGIFETGSMWEDAGSFMSLPLLQELAEKPDEVSMIFVKIKPDSNLEEITSKVEGNYTDELVTIKTIEDFNRVNKGLETIDSAAWAISLLAILIGGIGVINTMVMSVYERTREIGVLKASGWKNHRIMMMIIGESVVLTLVSYIIGLIIGVGVVELILSSPSMGSFIQPVYSAELFLKALGIAFLVGVIGGLYPAYRASRLAPTEALRYE, encoded by the coding sequence TTGGAGATATCCAAAAAAAGAGATGTCAAAGAAAAATATTTACAAAAAATTCCTATTTTCTCAGGTTCATCATCTATAAACTTTATGAACAAAAAAAAAAGTAGTATGTCATTTCTAACCTTCATCCTTAAAAATCCTTTCCGCAACAAGACTCGCAGTGCTCTGGCCATTGTTGGAATTGCCATTGGAATTGCCACCATCATTGCCCTGGGAATAGTAACAGATGGTTTAAAGGAATCCACTCAAAGCACCCTCAAATCGGGTGGATCTGATTTCACAGTTACTGAAGCCAACTCTCCAGGCCTGGGATCCAGTAAGATCAATGAAAGCAGGGTGAATGATCTAAAAAATTTTCAAGGGGTGGATGATGCAGTGGGAGTGCTCATAGTCAATCGGGTGGTGGGTGGAGATCTGTTCACAGTGATGGGAATTGAGAAGCAGAGCCTCACAGTGGGAGAGATCAACATCATTGATGGTAATGAATTTTCAGAAAATGGTGATGAGATTATAATCGGTAAACGAGCATCCCCAAGTCTTAACAAAACTGTGGGGGATACAGTTAAACTCTTCAGCCAGGAATTCAAAATCGTTGGTATCTTTGAAACTGGTAGTATGTGGGAAGATGCCGGATCCTTCATGTCTCTTCCCCTTCTCCAGGAGCTTGCTGAAAAGCCAGATGAGGTTTCCATGATCTTTGTAAAAATAAAACCAGACTCTAATCTGGAGGAAATTACCAGTAAGGTGGAGGGTAATTATACTGATGAACTGGTAACCATTAAAACCATTGAAGACTTCAACCGGGTGAACAAGGGACTTGAAACCATTGACAGTGCAGCGTGGGCCATATCACTCCTAGCAATCCTAATAGGAGGTATTGGCGTGATTAACACCATGGTAATGTCAGTTTACGAACGCACCCGAGAGATAGGTGTCTTAAAAGCATCAGGATGGAAGAATCATAGGATAATGATGATGATCATTGGCGAATCCGTGGTTTTAACCCTGGTATCTTATATCATAGGATTAATTATTGGGGTGGGGGTGGTTGAACTCATCTTATCATCACCTTCCATGGGAAGTTTTATCCAGCCAGTTTACTCTGCAGAACTTTTCCTGAAAGCACTGGGAATCGCATTCCTGGTGGGAGTGATAGGAGGACTCTACCCCGCATACAGGGCATCCAGACTGGCACCAACCGAGGCGTTGCGCTATGAATGA
- a CDS encoding carboxymuconolactone decarboxylase family protein, with protein MKEDVFYGKGMAHVKKDYPDIFKAVVQLNEAAYTGKVLDYRTQKLIALGITAAASDDRAMKKQMISAMKEFDITRDEIVDVLRVVLLTSGNPPFTKAMKILYDITE; from the coding sequence ATGAAAGAAGACGTTTTTTATGGTAAAGGAATGGCCCATGTTAAAAAAGACTATCCAGATATCTTTAAAGCAGTAGTTCAGCTTAATGAAGCAGCTTACACGGGAAAAGTATTAGACTATCGCACACAGAAACTCATAGCCTTAGGGATAACTGCAGCTGCCTCTGATGACCGGGCCATGAAGAAGCAGATGATAAGTGCCATGAAAGAATTTGATATAACCAGGGATGAGATTGTGGATGTTTTGCGGGTGGTTCTTTTAACTTCAGGAAACCCTCCATTCACTAAGGCCATGAAAATACTCTACGACATCACTGAATAA